In a genomic window of Helianthus annuus cultivar XRQ/B chromosome 10, HanXRQr2.0-SUNRISE, whole genome shotgun sequence:
- the LOC110885349 gene encoding uncharacterized protein LOC110885349 isoform X1, whose amino-acid sequence MDNDVHRSVSLRASRRPDRSVDNFQIKDADKLSSDYPIKIIWKRGFIRLLLVGGILWMLLILAVLLFHIWTCQSSLVFLSAICNKDSTVFQMLHTMGLVTPPHRCSIPLASDPEKVVIPEKRSPSKFVQSLSYFEEDDASTNGSQSSPLFGGHQSWKQRDDSFKLKSSMKVHCGFMRNGGAEMSPKDKEYVKKCKFVVASGIFDGYDTPHQPSNVSPRSKKLFCFLMVVDEISLDFIKSNVSVRDDEWVGIWRLIVLKNPPYDEPRRNGKVPKILTHRLFPQALYSIWIDGKMELIVDPLLMLERYLWRGKHTFAIAQHKHHKNIYEEADSNKRRKRYARPLIDHHMKIYRYEGLEPWTPLKQTRSDVPEGAIIIREHTPLNNLFSCLWFNEVNLFTPRDQLSFGFVVYRLKGSFKFFMFPNCEYNSIFILHPHTREHSSKIEWVKSLNEFKGNNSGLKESRGGLGLWSPYPADLNSVVLPPVARTSKAG is encoded by the exons ATGGATAATGACGTTCACCGGTCTGTCTCTCTACGCGCAAGCCGTCGGCCTGACCGTTCAGTTGATAACTTCCAGATCAAAG ATGCAGATAAATTATCTTCAGACTACCCGATTAAGATCATTTGGAAAAGGGGATTCATTCGTTTGCTTTTAGTCGGTGGTATTTTATGGATGTTGCTCATTCTAGCTGTTCTATTGTTTCATATATGGACTTGCCAGTCATCTCTTGTTTTCCTTTCAG CTATTTGTAACAAAGACAGCACAGTGTTTCAGATGTTACACACAATGGGGCTGGTAACTCCGCCACATC GATGTTCTATTCCCCTGGCTAGTGACCCAGAAAAAGTAGTTATTCCAGAAAAAAGGTCTCCTTCAAAATTTGTTCAAAGTTTATCGTACTTTGAAGAGGATGATGCAAGCACAAATGGGTCACAGTCTTCTCCACTATTTGGAGGGCATCAAAGCTGGAAACAGAGAGACGATAGTTTTAAGCTCAAATCAAGCATGAAG GTACATTGTGGTTTTATGAGAAACGGGGGTGCAGAAATGTCTCCCAAAGACAAGGAATATGTAAAAAAATGTAAATTTGTGGTTGCGTCTGGAATATTTGACGGATATGATACACCTCACCAGCCATCAAATGTAAGTCCCAGATCCAAGAAACTGTTTTGTTTTCTTATGGTGGTGGATGAGATATCCTTAGATTTTATAAAGAGTAATGTTAGTGTGAGAGACGATGAATGGGTCGGTATTTGGCGTCTTATCGTGCTTAAGAATCCACCATATGATGAGCCTAGAAGGAACGGGAAGGTTCCTAAAATATTGACTCATCGGCTTTTTCCTCAAGCTCTATACAGCATCTGGATTGATGGAAAAATGGAGCTTATTGTTGATCCTTTGCTTATGTTGGAAAG ATATTTGTGGCGTGGAAAGCATACGTTTGCCATAGCTCAGCACAAGCATCATAAGAACATATACGAGGAGGCTGATTCTAACAAAAGAAGGAAGCGATATGCTCGGCCTCTTATTGATCACCACATGAAAATATATCGTTATGAGGGATTGGAGCCTTGGACCCCGTTGAAGCAAACCAGAAGCG ATGTACCGGAAGGAGCTATAATTATACGCGAACATACACCACTGAACAACTTATTTAGTTGCCTGTGGTTCAACGAGGTGAATCTATTCACGCCAAGAGATCAGTTAAGTTTTGGGTTTGTTGTTTACAGATTAAAGGGCAGTTTCAAGTTCTTCATGTTCCCAAACTGTGAATATAACTCGATCTTTATATTACACCCACACACTCGTGAACATTCCTCTAAAATCGAGTGGGTTAAATCCTTAAATGAGTTTAAAGGCAACAACAGTGGATTAAAAGAAAGCAGAGGAGGATTAGGGTTGTGGTCTCCTTATCCTGCTGACCTTAATTCGGTTGTACTTCCACCTGTAGCAAGAACATCTAAAGCCGGATGA
- the LOC110885349 gene encoding uncharacterized protein LOC110885349 isoform X2, whose protein sequence is MDNDVHRSVSLRASRRPDRSVDNFQIKDKLSSDYPIKIIWKRGFIRLLLVGGILWMLLILAVLLFHIWTCQSSLVFLSAICNKDSTVFQMLHTMGLVTPPHRCSIPLASDPEKVVIPEKRSPSKFVQSLSYFEEDDASTNGSQSSPLFGGHQSWKQRDDSFKLKSSMKVHCGFMRNGGAEMSPKDKEYVKKCKFVVASGIFDGYDTPHQPSNVSPRSKKLFCFLMVVDEISLDFIKSNVSVRDDEWVGIWRLIVLKNPPYDEPRRNGKVPKILTHRLFPQALYSIWIDGKMELIVDPLLMLERYLWRGKHTFAIAQHKHHKNIYEEADSNKRRKRYARPLIDHHMKIYRYEGLEPWTPLKQTRSDVPEGAIIIREHTPLNNLFSCLWFNEVNLFTPRDQLSFGFVVYRLKGSFKFFMFPNCEYNSIFILHPHTREHSSKIEWVKSLNEFKGNNSGLKESRGGLGLWSPYPADLNSVVLPPVARTSKAG, encoded by the exons ATGGATAATGACGTTCACCGGTCTGTCTCTCTACGCGCAAGCCGTCGGCCTGACCGTTCAGTTGATAACTTCCAGATCAAAG ATAAATTATCTTCAGACTACCCGATTAAGATCATTTGGAAAAGGGGATTCATTCGTTTGCTTTTAGTCGGTGGTATTTTATGGATGTTGCTCATTCTAGCTGTTCTATTGTTTCATATATGGACTTGCCAGTCATCTCTTGTTTTCCTTTCAG CTATTTGTAACAAAGACAGCACAGTGTTTCAGATGTTACACACAATGGGGCTGGTAACTCCGCCACATC GATGTTCTATTCCCCTGGCTAGTGACCCAGAAAAAGTAGTTATTCCAGAAAAAAGGTCTCCTTCAAAATTTGTTCAAAGTTTATCGTACTTTGAAGAGGATGATGCAAGCACAAATGGGTCACAGTCTTCTCCACTATTTGGAGGGCATCAAAGCTGGAAACAGAGAGACGATAGTTTTAAGCTCAAATCAAGCATGAAG GTACATTGTGGTTTTATGAGAAACGGGGGTGCAGAAATGTCTCCCAAAGACAAGGAATATGTAAAAAAATGTAAATTTGTGGTTGCGTCTGGAATATTTGACGGATATGATACACCTCACCAGCCATCAAATGTAAGTCCCAGATCCAAGAAACTGTTTTGTTTTCTTATGGTGGTGGATGAGATATCCTTAGATTTTATAAAGAGTAATGTTAGTGTGAGAGACGATGAATGGGTCGGTATTTGGCGTCTTATCGTGCTTAAGAATCCACCATATGATGAGCCTAGAAGGAACGGGAAGGTTCCTAAAATATTGACTCATCGGCTTTTTCCTCAAGCTCTATACAGCATCTGGATTGATGGAAAAATGGAGCTTATTGTTGATCCTTTGCTTATGTTGGAAAG ATATTTGTGGCGTGGAAAGCATACGTTTGCCATAGCTCAGCACAAGCATCATAAGAACATATACGAGGAGGCTGATTCTAACAAAAGAAGGAAGCGATATGCTCGGCCTCTTATTGATCACCACATGAAAATATATCGTTATGAGGGATTGGAGCCTTGGACCCCGTTGAAGCAAACCAGAAGCG ATGTACCGGAAGGAGCTATAATTATACGCGAACATACACCACTGAACAACTTATTTAGTTGCCTGTGGTTCAACGAGGTGAATCTATTCACGCCAAGAGATCAGTTAAGTTTTGGGTTTGTTGTTTACAGATTAAAGGGCAGTTTCAAGTTCTTCATGTTCCCAAACTGTGAATATAACTCGATCTTTATATTACACCCACACACTCGTGAACATTCCTCTAAAATCGAGTGGGTTAAATCCTTAAATGAGTTTAAAGGCAACAACAGTGGATTAAAAGAAAGCAGAGGAGGATTAGGGTTGTGGTCTCCTTATCCTGCTGACCTTAATTCGGTTGTACTTCCACCTGTAGCAAGAACATCTAAAGCCGGATGA